From the genome of Pirellulales bacterium:
GGCGGTGTTCCGCGCCGCGGCATACCAACCGCAGAGCGCCGCTGCCGCTGCCGTGGCGGCCAGCATCATGCGCAGGCTCCAGCGAAAGCGCGGCCGATGTCGGCGCAGCAGCCATTCGCAGGCGGCCGCCGGTGCCGCCAACAGCACGAGCCAGACGGCAAGATTGCACGTCAAGCGGACGGGACTGAAACAATCGCCAAGCACGCCCGACGGACCATACGTGAACCAGAGAATTCGTTGCCGCCACAGCAGCGGCCAGCCATACGACATGCTCCAAGCGCCAAACATTTTGGTTTCTAATCTGCGGTCCCGCGAGCCCACGCCACCCGCAGTTCCGGGGCCGCCAGCCCGCCTAGGCGGGCTGGCAGCCGCGGAACTGCGGGTGGCGGAAGAGACCGACCCCCTCTAGAAACTAACGTGAGCCTCCGCCCGGCAAGCGGGCGGCATCGCGCGGAACAAAAGCATCATGTCCAATGGTCCGCGAACGTCGTGACGCTGCAAGCCAATCCTGCCGTATCCTGCAAGGCTCCCGTCTCTCGCTCGGCCGTCCCTCACGATCGGCACGGGCAGCCCAACCAGCCCCGACGCGAACGGCAGCCAAAAAAGATTCGTTGACCGACGAGCAAACCTCCGATATGATTGTCTGTGCGGTAAAGACACTGTACCGTGCTAGAGGAATAACCCGCTGTGCGAAACGTCTCCGGAAGGGAGGCGTGCTCTCGAAAGGGAGCTAGGCAGCGGGTTTTTCTTGCGCTTAGGGCCAAGCCCGCACCTCAAACTCGCGTCTTTTGACCAGCAACCGGAAACGGTCGTCGCCCTTGAAGGAACGCATCACGGCCCCGCAGATCATGTCGGCCAACTGGATCAAGTCGTTGCCCGACGAATCCGAAAGCTTGCTGCGCTTTACGGTTCTTTTGCCCGATGCTTCCTTGCTGATTTCCGCAATGTGCCGCGTCAGGTGCCGTCCGAACTCTTCGCCACCACCGCGATCGATTTCTAAAAATGCGTCCTCGATATGCGGCTTCAACAGCTCGAACGCGAAGCCGATCACGTATTGGTAAAACGCCTTCTTGATTCGCAGGTCCGGCACGGCAAGTTTCCGCTTGTCAAAGACCGCCGACATGTAAAAGAAATCATGTGCGGCAACCGCATTTAGGAAGTATTCGCGGACGCGATTGCTGCTCTTCGAAAACTTGAACTCCGCCGTCGCAGGCAATTTTAACTCGCCACGAATGGCCTTGATCCGATCGCGGCACGCGTCCGCAGCATCCTCGGTGCGGAAAACCGCCGCGGTCACAACGAACAGCGGCGTCGAGCCGCGTTCGATATCGAACCCAGGATCCCCTGATTCGTCGACATAAACGAGCACCGTCGCACTCCATCTCGGCATAGCCTTCGCTAGAACGCCATCGCTTCGATTGTGCCGCAACAGTACCCTCCAAGCCAGAGCGGATCTAGGCTGACGGTGATCGCCACGCTTGCCGTTCTGCCAATTCGCAATTCGCAATTCGCAATTCGCAGTCCCCTCTCCATGCCCCGCTCCTTCACCGCCAACTTCCTGACCCAGGCCAAAAGCAAATCCGCCCGGCCCTATCAGGTGCTCGAAGTCGATTGGGGCGGAACGACCGGCACGGTCTACTACCTCGATCGCCCCGCGGCGTCGTTTATCAATAACGACGGCCACCGCCTGCCGACTTCGGGCGTCGATAACAACGTGCTCGTGCTCCAGTGGCCGGCCGTGTCGCTGTCGCTCAAAGAAGGCGCCATCGGCGCGACCGATCAAACACAGGTCACACTCGACGATGCCAACGGCGCGCTCACCGCCATTCTCAACACGCAAGAACAGCAACGTAGTCTGGTCCGCGTGTGGCGGATGTTCGACGACCCCTCGTGCCATTGGGGCCGCGACGCCGGGCTGATGCTCGCCGGCTGTCTGCGGCCGTTCGATTGGACAGCCAAAGACAATCAGCTCGTGCTGCACATCGGCGATCTCGGCCCACTGTTAGCCAAAAGCATTTCTTGCACGGCGACGAACAGCGTCTTTCCGAACGTGCCCAACGATTACCAGGACCGCAACATTCCGCTTTGCTGGGGAATCGCCCTGCGGGTCGAGGCGGTCTGCATCCAACAGCCGTGGGAGACGCACATCACGCAGAACACCGACGGCACCGATCCGATCACCGTCACCATCGCCGACGACCCCATCGACCTGGGCGTCGATGGCACCGGGCGGACCAGCTATCCGGCCTGGCTGGGCCTCGACGCGGTCACCGTCACCTTCCTGCAATCGACCACGCCCGGTACCAACTCGAGCACGGCCACCATCACCAAACTGTGGGACCCGGTGCTGTTCAGCGCGGTGCTGTTGGGCACGGTCGACGGCGCCGGCAACTCGCGGCTGATCTTTCAGAACGAGCACATCGTGCCGGCCTCGATCGCCAGCCTGATCGCCAACCCGTCGTCGAGCGACAGCATGTTCGCCGGGCAAGAAATCAAAATCATCTCGCAAAAGCTCGGCCCCGTGTCCGTGACGCTCGCCAACTTCAGCGGCGACGCGCCCTGGCCGAGCTGGTACACGGTCGCCATCAACGATCCGACCGGCAGCGTGCTGCCGAACCTGGAAATCGGCGACACGTTCAAGTTTCTCAAGAACGGCCTGCCCATGCGCGGCTGGCCCACCGGCACCGTGCTGAAAGAGCAGAACACGCAAGCGGTTTACATCGCCAATGCCCTGCCCAGCAAGAACGTGGCCAAGGTCGAAGGCTTTGGAACCATCACCGACCAGGCCGGCAACACGCGGAAGGATTTCATCGTGCTGGGCAACTACACCGAGACCATCATCTCCGGCTCGATGACCACCCGGCTCACCGGCGGCGGACTCGTCGTCAATCTCAACGACAACACTTGGAACAACCCGCCCGGTACGGGGCTGGGGCAGAACGTGACGAGCGTCACCTTTCCCGGCGGCGTGCCGCGCGACCTGAACGCCAATCTCGACGACGACCGCATCTGGGTCACGCTGGAAGGCGTGGAAGACGCCGGCGACTCCACCGGCAACCTGATTGCCAACCCGGCCTTGGTGATTCTGCAATATCTGGAACATCCCAACCTGATGAACGTCGCCCCCGGCAGCATCAATCTGGCATCGTTCGTCACCGCCTCGGCGGCATTGGCGGGCTACTCGTGCGGCTTCGCCCAGGTGGAGGCGGCCGACGGCCTTTTGCTGTTGCAGCACATCGCCAGCCTTTGCCACAGCGTATTGTTCTTCGACCAGGGGCAGGCAAATCTGGTGGTGTTGTCCGACGTGCCGGGCACGATCGCGGCGACCTTCGACACGGCGGCCAACGACAACCTGTTGCAAGGCAGTCTGACGCACAGCGAAAGTGCCGTCGACGACGTGGTGAACGAGGTGACGATGAAGTGGCGGCAATGTTGGGACGACCGGACCGGGCAAAAGCTGCTCGACAGCAAGAATGCCAACTTGACGAGCATCGCCGCCTTCGGCCGCATCGCCAAAGAGATCAACCCCTGCGACATCTACTGGAACCGCACCAGCGTGGCGATGGAGCGCGACTGGTGGCTCGATCACCTGTCGAGCATTTTCCGCTCGGTGCGGTTCACGGCGTTTTTAGACGCCTTGGCGTTGCAGCCCGGCGACTGGATCAACGTCAGTTGGACCGACGGCGGCGGCCGCAACCTGTTCGGCGGCCCGCAGTCGATGCAGGTGACGCGCTCGATCGACATTGGCCGCGACGGCCTGGTGCAGGTCGAGGCGCGGTGGGTGGAGTTTGCGTATGAGTAGATCGCCACAATGTTAGTGCTGCCATGGTTTTACGGCGAAAGCGCCCACCTTGAGGCAAAGCGAAAGGCCTTTGCAAGCCGATCAATGAGAGATAGAATAACATACTTTTTGCAATGCGAAGGCAATTTGGGTAAGATACGTATGGTTGCTGTTTGTTGATGAAGACCCCTAAGTCCAGAAGGGAGCATGGAAGAAGAGCAGTTCGAGCACGAGGAACCGTGTGACGAGCCGCTTGAAACTGCGGCACCGCCTACACTGCTGAAGGCATTGAACCACATCATGGGTCCGGTGTTGGATCGAGAGCACGGGTCATTGCTTTACAACGTGACGAACTGCCGCAACATTGATCCGGGAGCGGTCCTACTCTTCTGGTACGCCTTCGAGCTTGCAAAGCGTCGAGGGCGGAGAGCGCGGATTTTTGGGCGGGGGGAACTCATTGCCGAACTCGCGGAGCATTTTTCGCACTATCGCGGTGATCAACCAGACGATGCGTCGACGACGAGCAGAGGGCTATACCCGCTGCGCAGCATACAAAATGAAGAAAGCATGCTTGCAGAATTGGATGAGTGGTCGCGCTCGGTGCAAGAAGGTACGACCGCAAGTCCGGAACAAGTGGCACTCTGGCAAATGCAAATAGCTGAGGTTACGACAAACGCCTTTCAGCACGGGCCGATGCACAAGAAACGAGAAACAATGCCCGCAAGTATCGTTGCAGGAAAGGCGTCCGGCCAATGCGCTCAACTCGCCGCGCTTGACTTTGGCTCGACTATTCCACGGGTGATTTGTGAAGTCGCGAGCAAGCACGGAATCTCAGGTGGAGACGACTCGCTAATTGAATTTGCTTGCGGTAAAGGGATCACGTCACGGTCTGTCAGGCAGAACCAAGGAGCGGGCCTATACAGTCTTGTTCAAACCGTACATGAAAACGGCGGGACGCTGCAAATCTTGTCACGGAACGGGTTGGTACATTTTTGTTCAGGCCAGGTCTATGGTGAATGCCTGCCGTGTCGGCACGATGGGGCACCGGCGTTGGACGGCACGTTAACGGTAATTAATTTACGGATTTGAAAGGGCCAAAAACATGACAATCGACGCCAGAGAAGTTGTCGGGGCCGGCTTTCCACCCACCGAGGGTGAACGACTGGCCGTTTGGCTGATGGAACAAGGCGATCTCGACTGGCACGACCTGACCATCGATGTTCGCCGGTGTCCGCCAGCGCTGCTCATTTCTGCATTCTTCAACGCATTTTTGCAGAAGATATTTGAGGTGGAGCCCGCGAGACTGGAGCTAGCGCGGTCGATTAAATGGCAACCAACGTTCCCCTTCCAAGAAAAGAACATCAAAGAGTGGGTGGACGCCTTCAGTCCGTTTACACCCACTGAATGTTAAATCACGCGTCGGTGCCGCATGACAGTTCACATCGCCGCCTCGCTCCGCGACGGAAGCGAGGCCGTGATCTTCTCGGATAGTCAGGCATCGAGCGCTGTGGATGAATACCATGGCGAGCAGAAGCTGTACGCCGGCAGCGACTTTGTTGTTGGCTGTGCCGGAAGTGTCTCTATCATCAGACACCTCTTCGAGGTTCTCCATGCTACGCCGCATGTCGCGGCGGGGAACGTCGCGAACTTCATAGAAGAATTTCTGCGTGACGAAGTCCGCCCTGCAATGCATTCAGAGTTGCACGTGCTACTTCTTACCGATGGTGGTGGCAATTGTGCGGCAATCCGGCAGTTCTCGCCTGACACTTTCACTCGTTTTGGCGGGCGCGTCGACTTCTGCTCGATTGGCAGCGGGGCGGATTTTGTCTATCGTGCCATTGGCCGCGACTCCAAAAATGGCATCGCCCACGCGCTTTCTTCGTTGACGGACTTGATTCTGGCCGCGGAGAACTTGGCAGAAGCCGCTAATGAAAGTTTGACTGTCGACGATCTGCACCTAGTCGGCTTGCTCCGCCACAGACGCAGCTATTTAATGGGCCACCGCGCCGTGCCGCCGCAATTTGCGGTCCAGCAATTGCTCGATCCGAGTGTTTGGACTAAGGTATCAAACGAGTTTGAGCAACTGCTGGCGCTCGTCAAAACAATTCGGTCAGAGGTGTCGATCGCGCAAGGCACTGCCTCACTGATTAAAACCAGCTCCCTGCAAGTGCCGAACGCACAACAGTTGCTCGCAGCGAGTCATGCCGTGGGGCTAACGCGTGCGGCTCTCCAGAGTAGGATCGACGCCTATTGCGCGTGGTACGATGCTTTGCTCGGCAGGTAGTACGAATCCGCGAACAATGAAATTCACAAAGGCGATACAAAAGGTTCTCGGCAGCTTGCGGCGGCGCGCCGGCATCAGCGAGACGAAGGCTGCGGCCGCAGCGGCATTCGAGCTGCGGTATGCCGGTTTGCGCGTCGGCACTCTGACGTGCCGCGACGGGAAGTGGACGTTCTGGTATTCGGAGCAATTCCGCCACAGGCCCGACCTGCGCCCGTTGGTGCAGTTCGCCGACGTAAACCGTGTCTACAGATCGGACCGACTCTGGCCCTTCTTTCTGCTTCGGATCCCGAGCATGAGCCAGTCGGACGTGCAGGACGCGCTCAAGCATGAGCACATCGACGCGACCGACGAGGTTGCCCTGTTGCGGCGCTTTGGCAAGCGAACCATCGCCAATCCCTTCGAACTGGTCGAAGTCGAAGCGGGCGATGTGACAGCGCCACCCAGCCCGTCCAAAATTCCAAAGGTGCCCGAGCCGATGGCCTCTTAGCCAACGGCCGGCCGGTCAGGCCAAGAGCCCAATAATTTCCTTCGCGACATAAAGCCGGTTCCGCGCCCGCCCGACGAGTTCTTCCAGGATGCCACCGGCAACGAGCTTCTCGATGTTCTTTTGCCCTCCCTTGAACGTCATGTCGAGCGTGCGGGCTGCTTCCGAAATGTCCGTCACGGGCCACTCGAAAAGCTTGTCGGCCAAGCCCAGCAAGCTGGCCGTGCCTTTCCCCTGCTGCAACTCACGCCGGTATCGCTCGCGCAGTGCGATCAACTGCTTGGCCCGTGCAGTTGCATCGGCCGATTCGCTCGCCACGCCGTTGAGAAAGAACAAAATCCATTCTTCCCAACGCGCGTCTCGGCTCACCTCCCATAGATGAGTCACGTACTCCGTTCGATTTCGCTCGAAATAGGCGCTCAGGTAGAGCAGCGGCTCGGCCAAGATTTTCCATGCCGATAGAAGCACCGAAATCAGCAGCCGTCCCACTCGCCCGTTCCCATCGGCAAACGGGTGGATGGCCTCGAACTGATAATGAATGACCGCGGCTTTGGCCAGCGTCGGCAAACGCACTTTGTCGTCATTGATGAAGCGCTCGAGCTGGCCCATCAGCGTCTCGACCGAAGCTTCCGGCGGCGCCACATAGCGCGCGGCCCGAATGTCGCTGCTGCCGACGTAGGCCTGGGCTTGGCGGAATTCGCCAGGCGATTGGTACTGGCCGCGCGCATCGCTCACGCCCTCCAGCAAGATGCCGTGCATCTCTTTGATCAGCCGGTTGCACACCGGCATTTGCGAGAGTCGCTGGAGGCCATGCTCCAACGCACGAACATAGTTGTGAACCTCACGGGCGTCGTCCGCCTCTTGGACAACGTTGCCGCCGTTCTTTTCCTCGGTCTCAAACAGGTAAAGCTGTTCCAGTTCGGTACGGGTGCCTTCGATCTTGCTCGAAAGCACCGCCTCGCGCCGCATGAAGGGCTGGGTAAGGAGATTCGGATTTGGAAGACCAGGTATAATTGCCCGCAATTCGCCCAGTGCCAAAAGCGCTGCTTCGTTGGCACGTTCGAGCGCCATCGACAGCTCCAACTTCGTTGGCAGCTTGTCGGGCACGAATGCCGAGCAGCCGAACGGAGTGTGTACCAGCCGGCCCGGCGAGCGCTTGGTGAACGACTTGGGATCCATTTGGGGCGGCCAAAATAGCGGATTGGCCTTATTGGACTGGAGTACAATAAGCGTGTGGTTATTGTACTAAAATGGCGTTTCAGTACAATAAGGCTCAGGTATGGCGGCTAAATGCCACCCGACATAAAAATCCCCAAATCATTATCTCCAAACATGTTGCGTCACTTTCGACCCTTTAAATACCCATTCGCCAGCTCGCACATCTGCTGCACGAACTTCAGATAGCCGTGCTGCGTCGCGGGCGGTGCATCGCGCCGCTGGACGATTTCGACAATGCCTCGCGGCTTGAGATCGACCCGAAGCGGTGCCAAGATGTTCGGTGCAAATCTCATCGCGGCGAGTGGCCAGCGCGGCCTGGTTGCCGGGCCGCCGGATAATCCGCGCAGGGTCGT
Proteins encoded in this window:
- a CDS encoding DUF3800 domain-containing protein, with the protein product MAVVIDKRRRGAIEVVDRAGRSAPIDFEHLIGPGGFAFGLGQEVGGEGAGHGEGTANCELRIANWQNGKRGDHRQPRSALAWRVLLRHNRSDGVLAKAMPRWSATVLVYVDESGDPGFDIERGSTPLFVVTAAVFRTEDAADACRDRIKAIRGELKLPATAEFKFSKSSNRVREYFLNAVAAHDFFYMSAVFDKRKLAVPDLRIKKAFYQYVIGFAFELLKPHIEDAFLEIDRGGGEEFGRHLTRHIAEISKEASGKRTVKRSKLSDSSGNDLIQLADMICGAVMRSFKGDDRFRLLVKRREFEVRAWP
- a CDS encoding HipA N-terminal domain-containing protein; this translates as MRRRAGISETKAAAAAAFELRYAGLRVGTLTCRDGKWTFWYSEQFRHRPDLRPLVQFADVNRVYRSDRLWPFFLLRIPSMSQSDVQDALKHEHIDATDEVALLRRFGKRTIANPFELVEVEAGDVTAPPSPSKIPKVPEPMAS
- a CDS encoding Fic family protein translates to MDPKSFTKRSPGRLVHTPFGCSAFVPDKLPTKLELSMALERANEAALLALGELRAIIPGLPNPNLLTQPFMRREAVLSSKIEGTRTELEQLYLFETEEKNGGNVVQEADDAREVHNYVRALEHGLQRLSQMPVCNRLIKEMHGILLEGVSDARGQYQSPGEFRQAQAYVGSSDIRAARYVAPPEASVETLMGQLERFINDDKVRLPTLAKAAVIHYQFEAIHPFADGNGRVGRLLISVLLSAWKILAEPLLYLSAYFERNRTEYVTHLWEVSRDARWEEWILFFLNGVASESADATARAKQLIALRERYRRELQQGKGTASLLGLADKLFEWPVTDISEAARTLDMTFKGGQKNIEKLVAGGILEELVGRARNRLYVAKEIIGLLA